The following coding sequences are from one Reyranella humidisoli window:
- a CDS encoding DsbA family protein yields the protein MRNILIVAGGVVAVAAIAAGVYFGTRPPAAGPAPVAAASAPNKAALESVQPGDHVLGDPKAPITVIEYASLTCSHCAHFHTQVLPEIKKKWIDTGKVKLVYRDFPLDQVAAKAAQIAECAGNDRYFGVLDLVFRSQPQWAASADPLAELAKPLRIAGLGENEIKACLANEAMSNAVINDYKGGETMGVNSTPTLFINGQLYRGARSVDELDGVFAKLAK from the coding sequence ATGCGGAATATCTTGATCGTCGCCGGCGGGGTCGTGGCGGTGGCTGCGATTGCGGCTGGCGTCTATTTCGGCACCCGTCCGCCTGCGGCCGGCCCGGCGCCGGTTGCGGCCGCGTCGGCCCCCAACAAGGCCGCCCTCGAAAGCGTGCAGCCCGGCGACCACGTGCTGGGCGATCCGAAAGCGCCGATCACGGTAATCGAGTACGCTTCACTGACCTGCTCGCACTGTGCGCATTTCCACACCCAGGTTCTGCCCGAGATCAAGAAGAAGTGGATCGATACCGGCAAGGTGAAGCTGGTCTATCGCGACTTCCCGCTGGATCAGGTAGCCGCCAAGGCTGCCCAGATCGCGGAATGCGCCGGCAACGACCGCTATTTCGGCGTGCTCGACCTCGTCTTCCGCAGCCAGCCGCAATGGGCCGCCTCTGCCGATCCGCTGGCCGAACTGGCCAAGCCGCTGCGCATCGCCGGCCTCGGTGAGAACGAGATCAAGGCCTGCCTCGCCAACGAGGCGATGAGCAACGCGGTCATCAACGACTACAAGGGCGGCGAGACGATGGGCGTCAATTCGACGCCGACCCTGTTCATCAACGGCCAGCTCTATCGCGGCGCGCGCTCGGTCGACGAACTCGACGGCGTGTTCGCCAAGCTCGCCAAGTAG
- a CDS encoding DciA family protein, with protein MRENGFRAIGGLAQKLTSGIAREGGKAGRGASLMRLKADWPAVVGPELARTTRPDAILAGRGARAGKALRLKVSGAAALEVQHRSGQIVERVNAYFGHRMIDDVRLVQGVISAPRPAPRVPRPDPAVEQAMAQRAANVKDPDLRAALARLGARIATDRRGFLLGSLGALAALGLGDRAEAQRQFLEPLPGDHVLGKPDAPNVLIDYASFTCPHCATFNAAVMPALKRDWIDTGKLKLVHRHFPSDAIATRASLLAECAGPDKFFAAVDTIFRTQVQWMTAPDPAAELMTVLAGLGVGEAEAQACLANDRLLDKVIGDVQSGQALGVNSTPTVFINEQPYGNPGGIDAIVAILRQVGR; from the coding sequence ATGCGCGAAAACGGCTTCCGTGCGATCGGCGGTCTGGCCCAGAAGCTCACCTCCGGCATCGCCCGCGAGGGCGGCAAGGCCGGCCGTGGCGCTTCCCTGATGCGACTGAAGGCCGATTGGCCGGCGGTCGTGGGGCCGGAACTCGCCCGCACGACGCGACCCGACGCGATCCTCGCGGGACGCGGCGCGCGCGCGGGCAAGGCGCTGCGGTTGAAGGTCTCGGGCGCCGCCGCCCTCGAAGTCCAGCACAGGAGCGGTCAGATCGTGGAACGGGTGAATGCCTATTTCGGGCACAGGATGATCGACGACGTGAGACTGGTGCAGGGGGTGATCTCCGCGCCGCGGCCGGCCCCCCGGGTGCCGCGGCCCGATCCCGCCGTCGAGCAGGCCATGGCCCAGCGGGCCGCCAATGTGAAGGACCCCGACCTGCGGGCGGCGCTGGCGCGGCTCGGCGCGCGCATCGCGACGGACCGGCGCGGCTTCCTGCTCGGCAGCCTGGGCGCCCTTGCCGCGCTGGGCCTCGGCGACCGGGCAGAGGCGCAGCGGCAGTTCCTCGAACCGCTGCCCGGCGATCACGTGCTGGGCAAACCCGACGCGCCGAACGTGCTGATCGACTACGCCTCGTTCACCTGTCCGCACTGCGCGACCTTCAACGCCGCGGTGATGCCGGCGCTGAAGCGCGACTGGATCGACACCGGCAAGCTGAAGCTGGTCCATCGCCACTTTCCCTCGGATGCCATCGCCACGCGGGCGAGCCTGCTGGCCGAGTGCGCAGGTCCGGACAAGTTCTTTGCCGCCGTCGACACGATCTTCCGGACGCAGGTCCAGTGGATGACCGCGCCGGACCCTGCGGCGGAGCTGATGACGGTGCTGGCCGGGCTGGGAGTCGGCGAGGCCGAGGCCCAGGCCTGTCTCGCCAATGACCGGCTTTTGGACAAAGTCATCGGCGACGTGCAGTCCGGGCAGGCGCTGGGGGTCAATTCGACCCCCACCGTGTTCATCAACGAGCAGCCGTACGGCAATCCCGGCGGCATCGACGCGATCGTAGCGATTTTACGCCAGGTGGGACGGTAA